Proteins encoded within one genomic window of bacterium:
- a CDS encoding mechanosensitive ion channel family protein: protein MELSNIYWKNPLWLWLTVTGVALLLTAIIQVGKGLTVRKFKRLAKDTDTVVDDIAILILAKTRLYSVFILSCYIASKFLTMPPQALTASKYIMVVIIALQIVVWGNSLIDFWLRNQSGSSELVGKSAFGLLGFVARLGLWSLVLLITLSNLGVNITAIITGLGVGGIAVALASQKILGDFFSSFIIVFDKPFEVGDFVVIGDYKGTIERIGVKTTRIRSLTGEQIVLPNSDIIDSRLRNFKRMEERRVSFRIGVEYSTPADKLEQITTIIKEVVSRQPEVRYGFSFFAEYGESSLLFETVYFVLSGDYDLYTNTHQAINFELFRRFEEEQIRFAFPTRTLHLINQV, encoded by the coding sequence ATGGAGTTATCGAACATCTACTGGAAAAACCCCCTCTGGTTGTGGTTAACCGTTACTGGCGTCGCGTTGTTGCTCACCGCGATAATCCAGGTCGGAAAGGGACTAACGGTCCGAAAATTCAAACGGTTGGCAAAAGATACTGATACCGTAGTTGACGATATTGCCATTCTAATCCTTGCGAAAACCCGTCTATACTCGGTGTTTATCCTCTCGTGTTACATCGCTTCCAAGTTCCTAACAATGCCGCCACAGGCACTCACTGCTTCCAAGTACATCATGGTTGTGATCATTGCTCTCCAAATCGTCGTGTGGGGGAATAGTCTCATCGATTTCTGGTTGAGGAATCAATCGGGAAGCTCGGAATTAGTTGGAAAGTCTGCGTTTGGATTACTGGGATTTGTAGCGCGGCTTGGGTTGTGGAGTCTGGTATTGTTGATAACACTCAGCAACTTGGGTGTCAACATCACTGCGATTATTACCGGTTTGGGTGTCGGCGGTATCGCAGTTGCTTTAGCTTCCCAGAAGATTCTCGGAGACTTCTTTAGTTCATTCATTATCGTATTCGATAAACCGTTTGAAGTGGGTGATTTTGTTGTAATCGGCGACTACAAAGGAACGATCGAACGCATTGGAGTGAAGACGACTCGCATTCGGAGTCTTACTGGAGAACAAATCGTATTACCGAATTCCGATATCATCGATTCGCGCTTACGCAACTTCAAGCGGATGGAAGAGCGGCGGGTATCATTCCGGATAGGAGTCGAGTACTCAACACCAGCTGATAAACTTGAGCAGATCACAACGATTATTAAGGAAGTAGTATCAAGGCAACCGGAAGTGCGGTATGGTTTTTCGTTCTTTGCCGAATATGGCGAATCCTCTTTGTTGTTTGAAACGGTCTACTTTGTTCTCAGTGGAGATTACGATCTCTACACAAACACACATCAAGCAATAAACTTTGAGCTATTCCGGCGGTTTGAAGAAGAACAGATTCGCTTTGCGTTTCCGACTCGAACACTTCATCTGATCAATCAAGTATAA